A part of Periophthalmus magnuspinnatus isolate fPerMag1 chromosome 19, fPerMag1.2.pri, whole genome shotgun sequence genomic DNA contains:
- the LOC117387640 gene encoding LOW QUALITY PROTEIN: putative protein MSS51 homolog, mitochondrial (The sequence of the model RefSeq protein was modified relative to this genomic sequence to represent the inferred CDS: inserted 1 base in 1 codon), with protein sequence MSIPSSGRAKRRTYRLTKENMAADQIPATSQSFTPRTDSVFSDSSGFFSMDTNVPGLSKVILNKLNMKDYGEYRAAVEGKPKGISFRNYKEMFQKMEETFKFCTGCNALPENLIEGQSLKRCIKCLNVYYCTKECQKNNWPLHKKVCKTLRLVAIDRLVEWLMFLGDLPFPTDKWTKPTSEVKCWDDWLSMQDDLSARLDAILASPNMETLWKNSSRPRPEDPDXSVWRIQSEFLSRVLTVGMAIQQFSLDPYAKPLTIHIIGASHNETMGAKLTDYDELSRMFPEHQGIEVVMVGPEVVDGPIMRPPLRAFGPRKRVFMSAHKGLYHEFWEDVVEKEEAARPDLVLGFHPGFHANQGLIEGWLPTLLLLRDYNVPTLFTVFNENELKYSLEILLELEMNIQDSGANPFSSQKPEQVQSSPNTKPVYCSAHYIRFQGLLPREEFEEPQPETS encoded by the exons ATGTCAATCCCCTCGTCTGGACGCGCAAAGAGACGCACCTACAGACTGACCAAAG AAAACATGGCGGCAGATCAGATCCCAGCAACCTCTCAATCTTTCACTCCGAGGACAGACAGTGTCTTCTCCGACTCGTCCGGCTTCTTCTCCATGGACACCAATGTTCCTGGTCTTTCTAAAGTCATCCTCAACAAACTCAACATGAAAGATTATGGGGAATACag GGCAGCAGTAGAGGGCAAACCCAAAGGAATCTCATTTCGTAACTACAAGGAGATGTTCCAAAAGATGGAGGAGACCTTTAAGTTTTGCACCGGCTGCAACGCGCTCCCAGAGAATCTGATCGAGGGCCAGAGTCTCAAACGCTGCATCAA ATGCCTGAACGTGTATTACTGCACCAAAGAGTGTCAGAAGAACAATTGGCCATTGCACAAAAAGGTGTGTAAGACGCTGCGCCTGGTGGCCATAGATCGGCTGGTGGAGTGGCTCATGTTCCTTG GAGACCTTCCATTCCCCACTGACAAATGGACTAAACCCACAAGTGAAGTAAAGTGTTGGGACGACTGGCTCTCCATGCAGGACGACCTCAGTGCTCGTCTGGACGCCATCTTGGCCAGTCCCAACATGGAAACGCTGTGGAAGAACTCCAGCCGCCCCCGCCCCGAAGACCCAG AGTCTGTATGGCGCATCCAGAGTGAATTTCTATCTCGAGTTCTCACTGTGGGAATGGCCATCCAGCAATTTAGCTTGGACCCCTACGCCAAACCTTTAACCATTCACATCATAGGAGCGTCCCACAATGAGACTATGGGGGCCAAACTGACGGACTATGACGAGCTGAGCCGCATGTTCCCGGAACACCAGGGCATAGAGGTGGTGATGGTGGGGCCGGAGGTGGTGGATGGGCCCATAATGAGGCCCCCGCTGAGGGCGTTTGGTCCCAGGAAGAGGGTGTTCATGAGCGCACACAAAGGCCTGTACCATGAGTTCTGGGAGGATGtggtggagaaggaggaggccGCCAGACCTGACCTGGTGCTGGGCTTTCATCCTG GTTTCCATGCCAACCAGGGTCTGATCGAAGGCTGGCTGCCGACTCTGCTGCTCCTCAGAGACTACAACGTCCCGACTTTGTTCACCGTCTTCAA TGAGAATGAGCTGAAGTACTCCCTGGAGATCCTGTTGGAGTTGGAGATGAACATTCAGGACAGTGGAGCAAACCCTTTCAGTTCTCAGAAACCAGAGCAAGTTCAGTCGTCTCCCAACACTAAGCCAGTCTACTGCAGCGCCCACTACATACGCTTCCAAGGACTGCTGCCCAGAGAGGAGTTTGAAGAACCACAGCCAGAAACTTCATAA